The sequence aaacaaaataaCAGTTATGCTGTCCTTTTTTTAGAGCATTTTAGGCGATACCCTAGATCCTGTTGACAATTTAAagatactcagccataaatatactcTATGCTCTATGTTCACTAGGAAAGATCTgggaaaattaaatacaaaaataaaaatcaccaataGTTTCTCAGTccaaataaaatcaatattaaaagtCCAatttaatgactttaaaaaatatttatttggctgcgctgggtcttagttgcggcacaagAGATATTTatttgcagcatatgggatccagttccctgaccaggccccctgcactgggagctcagagtcttagccactggaccaccagggaagtcccttaatgaCTTGCTTTTCATATGTGTGATCATTCATTACCCCCTTTATAAATGACCCTTAGCTCATTTTAAAACACAGGATTATTAAAGTGGTGGATCAAGGAAATGCCATAGAGCAGTGCTTTTCAATATGTGACTAGGAGCCCTGGGGATACCCTGAGAGTCAGAGCTCTGGACCCTCTCTTCAACAGAACAGTTTTAGAAAAGTCAAACCTAATTTAAGTTTTTGAAAAACCAAAACCCTTAATTAAGGCTCACCTTAAATGAGACTATGCTGGTTTTCAGGGATTCATGGGCAGAATGAGTTTTGCTATCACAGTTCCTTCCCAACACTACCTTTATACAGTTTATCAGTCAGAACTAAAGACTGGGCTTTAAAACCATTAGAAATACTAAGATACAAAGGGCTTGACAGCAACAGACTATAGGAGCCAGAATCACACTATGACAAGAAGAAATTATTAAGGTTCCATACTTAACAGCCTTCAGATATTTTAGATCTTCTTAGTTTAGGCAAAGAGGcataacagagaagaaaaggggcaGCCTGGAAGGAGGACTCCCAGGGAtgtaccactgaaccatcaagaGTCCCCTCTTCAGGGAGTTCCTTGGTAGTCCAGCAGATAGAATTCCATGCTCCcacagcagggggcacaggtttgatccctggttggggaactaagattccgctAGCTttgtggcatggcaaaaaaaaaaaaaagttccctctTCAAACTATGGACAAAGAGTTGGTCAACAGTGAAAGCATGTAGCCAGAGCAGGCTGACTAATGGGGACAATCTGCCATGATTATCTGTGGCAGGCTCGAAAAATCAGATTAGTGCTATTGTAGGGTGAATGTCAAGGTGACACAGCTACTCCGGGGAAGCAGGTATCGTGTGCTGAGAAAAAACAAGCACACTTCTGGGGATAGGATTTAAGGAATGATGTAAGATAAAGAGAAGGCACATAAGGTGATTTTAGATGTTGGACCAATGGCAGGAAATTATCCTACTCAGCCAGGTGAAGGCTTACTGAATTTAGCTTCTGTGTGGGCTccacaacagaaacagaagaatcAGGTGGGGCTTAAATGGGACTTGACTCCCATGGTGCCGCTCAAGGGTGTGGGGAGACGTATGGCAAAAACAGCTGTAAGAGAATCCAGAGCAGGGGCCAGCAGTGCCAGTACCCACTGTTTCCCAAGGCTAACATGCCTTGGTGTCCTGCTGAGAATGGAGACATGAGAGCTGAGTTGGGGAATGCAAGGCTGACAAATATGGGACCCTGCTCTCAAGGAGTAGAGGCTAAGACTCATCTCAGAACCCAAGCTCCACTCTGCATGTGAGGGCCAAAGGGGATGAGGGAAAATGGCAACTAGAAGACCTAaaagaagcaatggaaacagagaggaagaaggaCCCAATTCAAGTCTTGGAGTGGATACCTCAGGAAAAGTTTCTAACTTTTGTACGCATGGGTAGATTTTCCCTCAAGATAAGGAAGCTCAAAGAGGATTTTTAAACAAGGAATGATATATttagatttatattttcaaaaacatgCTGGCCTCCATGTGGAAAAGTGACTAAAAGGGGATGGGAATGGGAGTAGGCGGACTGGCTGCCAGGCTACTTAAGTGATGGAGGAGAGAGATGATTGTCTATATTGGGGTGACAGGAGTTACACTGAAGAGAAGTGAATATAATACTCAGCCTATGTCAAGACTCAGTGACAGACTGGTTGTGAAGagtaagaaaaggagaggaataaAGGTAACTCCTAGACTTCTGGGTGAAAGGTGGTACAGTGTACTGAGATGGGTAAGGATGGAATGAACCAGtgtgaaggaaaggaggaaaccaaattttatttggggcataTGAAGTTTGGGATTTTTAACAGACACCCATGAGAAGATATTACATAGCTATGTGGTCAACAGCTGGGAATGCtggtggtttatttgctaagtcatgtccaactcttgcaaccccatggactacagcctgccaggctgctctgtccataggatttttctaggcaagagtgctagagtgggttgccatttccttctccaggggatctttccaatcaaGGGATCGAATCCAAACAACTGGgaaggtgggggggagggggtaaTTGGGCTAGAGGCATAGATGTGAGAGTTCCTGGCATATAGATAGTATTTAAAGCCACAGAACTGGATGAGATCCCCAAGGAAGTGTGTCAAAAGGGAACAAAAGTGGGTTAAGGCCTCAGTGTTGGACACTCCAATAATCAGAGGTCAttcagaggaggaggaagtcaCAAAAGAATAGCAAAGGAGCTTCCAGGCCAGTGAGTACAGGAGTGACATCATGGAAGTCAAGGGAAAAAAGTGTTCTGAGGATGGAGTGTGTGTTGGCGTACAAAGGAACTGCTACAAAGGAACCAGAAAGATAAGAGAAGTAACTTTTGGATTGTCAAGATGGCAGTCACTGGTGACCTTGACTGAAGTAGTTCCCAGAGGACTCAAGCCTAGaaggatgaggaagctgagaagcTGAAAGACAAAGGTAGATGGATCACCCACATATAAACATTGGCCTCCAAGAACAGAAACAGGAACAGGAACCAAAAAAGGGGCAGCAAGCCAGGTGTTGGAGTCATCACTGGATGAGAGATCAGAAATGAGGAGTAGGTGTTCAAGTCTAGTAGATGAATGCTTGGAAACTTGCAAACTATGTAATCTAAAATTTACATTGTTGGGTTATGGACTCTAGGTATTGGAATCCCCAAAGAAGTGGAAACAGAGaagtttttcagtcttttctcctGCTGTCTTTGTTTACCTTCCTTCCACTACATAGCACTAAGTCTCTTGCTACGGTCTAGGGCTGACAACAGTGATGGGGATACAGAACTCTGTGGGCTGGGGTCTGATGCGATCGTGTTTTATTGTCTCTCTGGAGAAGTAGAATGTGTCCTTGGGTTGAGTTGACCCCATGCAGAAACTGCTAGGACTGCTCTGATCATGGTCCAAGCTGCAGCTGATGAGGGAATTCAGGCCTTACCAAACATCTTGGTGGACCATTATAGTTAAaatgatggagaaaaataaaacagggagaAGAGAATTTTTGGTTTTAATTCCTTTGGAATTttaatatatacagaatttacATTTTTGGATCAGATGTTTTCTCTGGGAATTtaaactgggggtggggagtggtctTAAAGGAGACACTCTTCACTGTCTCATTTAGGCTTATTGTGTTAGTATCTCTTGAGAGCTACACCTGACAAGACGAATGGGAGGTGGaacataaagtaaaattttctctCAGAGGCCAATGAGGCTGGTAAAGAATGTTACTATAACCTGTACTGATCCATTTCAGAAGCTTCTGTTTCACTGGCCCTAAGACAGAGCACAAGGCACAGCGCTAGTAGGCAGGGGGGAATGGGCCGCACCACCTGAGACCAGTGTGTGCAtgccccctctctccccacctctacCTGTAAGAAATGtttcctgcctctctgccctGTACTCTTACTAGGTCTGCTTCAAGGATGGAAAAGCCTGAAAAATCTGACTAGACAGAGTCTGAGGTATTCACTGGGCCACTTTTTATTACGGGGCAGTGGACAGAGAATGTGCTTGTCACTCCAGCATTTTCTGCCTACTCTTTGCATCTGACTGCCACAGATCCAGGGGGCAGAAGTGTGGCATGTAGGTCCCTATTTGCATATTCCATCACAGCTTATCAGAGAGAGTCAGGATACTGCACCTCATTCCTGACAATAAAGGAGCTCATCCCCCAACTGGCCTTTATTACACAGGTGTACACTTCCCCCAAATTTCTCACCTCATCAGTATTGTTATTAATGATAGAGGAAGATCAAAGATCTATTATGTATGTCTGTTGATTAGGTACATGATACAAATCCAGGAAGAGAAATCTTTcaaatttaaatgattaaatttgAAGAAAATCTTGACAAATCAGAACATCAGGTAAGCAGATACAAAGCCTGTATCAAggttaaaataaacaaactgtcCAAGTACAGAATGGGAATGATGTGGTTTGGAACAATTAAcataaaaaatgtgtttaaatccCCGCTCCCCAGGCCCAGTTCAGTCCAGTAGCATCCCTGTGGCAGCGTCCTCTCTGCTTTTGGCTTGCTCTTTTCTAATGTGTCCTTCTAACTGCAGTCAGAGAGATTCTAAAAAACTGACAAATCTGAGACTGTCAAGGGTTCTTAAACTGCTTTACAAAATTCAAACTCTTCACTCTGGCTTAGAAGGACCTTCTCCCCAGGGCCCTTGCTGGCCTCTTCTGCTTGTTCTCTCGATTGTGCCCACTGCTAAGGCGTCATGAAGCAACCATTTACTGCACTGTCATCCACAGCAGAGACAGTGTGAACATAATAAGCACTATCTGAACAAAGACTGGGCCTCTCTGTAATACtgggagaggtggggtgggaagtggACAGAGAAAGAGCGACCCCTGAGATTGAACGTACTCAGCAGAGGCTTCAAGGTTCTGACTCAGGAATGGTGTTTGAGATTTCCTACACTGAATGTGAGCTGGCCTAGGGGCCTCTAAGGTCCCTTCATATTCTGAGTTCACTGacaattctaatttttaattgactcagggcttttaaaaaaagatttccttgTTATTGACTGTAACTTGTAAGTTTCTtgcttctggaaaaagaaaaaaagcatgtgGTATATAAACAGGTCTATAAACAGGTCAGCAAATGTGCTATGGAACTAGCTATTGGATATATATGAAGAAACCATAATATTATTCTCtgtcatccaattaaaaaataagtttcttgtttttatttctcaaattctattgttttcttttgggCAGTTGGCAAAGAGGTGACCCATCTTCCCATCAGTCTTCTGGTTAATTTCTCTGGCTTGGAAGGCTCCTTAAGGGACTTCACACAAGCTCCGATGGAGCTGCAGTCTGACTCTGTATCCCTCATCTTGCTAGCTCTGCTCTGCCCATGGAGGTGGGGTGTAGCAGGTACAAAGCTAGGCATGAGGAGACTGTATTTAGAACAGAAGTGAGAGGTTTGGGAATCGAATGGAAACTCAGACCAGTCCTGAGAGAAGCTGACTGTTCAAATACCAAGAGGCTGGGCAATGGCTATTTtattaaatcaaagaaaaatccTCTTAGCTTCCCCCCCTCTCCCTGCCTTGTTGCTTGTCTCCCACAGCCCAGGATCTTTTGAACTCACCTGGCCTCTCTCCTCCAGTTCTGTTAGCATCACGATAGAGCAAGATTTCCACTCCCAAATCATTCGCCAGAAGTCCTCAATTGTGTGGAACAGAGGGCCTTGGCTGGCGATATAGGAGTCCTTCTGCCGGTACCCCTATGAAGGCCAGGTCAATGTGAGATGACATGTGAGTAAGATGGTTTGATCACGGAGGGGCTAGTAGAGAAGACAGGCcactgggctggggagggggctgcctaGAGGCAAACAAATCCCAGGCAGAGCTCCTCTTTGGCCAAGGACCAAATTCTGGATGGCACACTGGTTTCCTTGCATGAGGGTGAAGGAAGTGGGGCTGGGGCTACGATGAGCACAAATGGGAAGGTCCAGAGGTTAGTGTTTTTAGCCTTTGGTTTGTGCTGTGAACTTTTCCTTCCAGCTCTTACATTGGTGTTTACCCTCTGTTACCCCACCTTCTACTCTTGGGGGGTCTGACAGACCTAGTGCACAGGAAGGGTATCAGTTCTGCATTTGATGACTGACTCAAAGACCATCCTTTCAAGCAGTAAGAGGGCAGCACTGCAAGGCCCAGCTCAATCTCCACGAAGTGTTGGGAGCTCAGGGGACACTGCCACAACTTACATCAATGAAGGATGCGTTCACGTAGTCTGTGTTCTCCTCACCCCTCTTAACTGGAATGATCACTCTGTTGAATTCATCTGCAAGAAGGACAGCAGCTTGTGGCTCCCCAGCATCACctgtcctctcctccctctcttttcATCTATCCCCGCCTCTTCTCAGGCTCTGGGCAGACGTAATTCCAGCTGGGTAACAACATGCCTATTCCTATCCCAGGAGGCAGAAAACTTTGGCCTTCCTGCTCTTTGCAAAAGCCACTGAAGAACTGGGAGCAATAAGAGACAATGTCATAATTCTTGTCTCCAAGCTGATCATTAACTAGTACAGAAGAAGGCTGAAGGGTTAAGGGAAAGGGGGATGGGCATTAGGGCTTTGGGGTCAGGAGAGGGCTCTTACATGGAATGATCTGTAAAACCCTATTCTTCTTCATGTTGGCTGGAAGGTTTCCGGTCCGCATCTTGTCGTTCTGGATTTTGATCGATGTTAATTTCTGAAttgggaaggggaagggaaaCATTACTGGTCTCAGTAACTGAACTTGACAAGATTATGTCTGTCACTGGACCTGCATCCAGGCCACACTGGTTGCACACTGCTCTTCTCATCAGAGCCCTGATCTCCATTTCCACATGCTCTTATCAGACCATTGTTTTTTCAACTTTAAGATCAGTGAACAAGACAAGAACGTCTGGGAAACACTGCTTTCCAGGGCCCTGTGGACCACTGTGTTATTTCCTTGGACTGGCACTTTATGATCCTGGAGCAAGGAATCTAGTgtgcccttcctccctccctccctgctgttCTATTCCCAGAGGCTGTCTTACCTTCTTTAGAAAAACCTTATTAAGATGGTTTCTTCTCCTGATTCCAAGGTTTCTTCCTGAtctttgctactcaaagtgtatCCTATAAACCAGAAGCATCAGCTTCATCTTGTCAAatatgcagaatctcaggccccaacTCAGAGTTGCTGAATCAGAGCCCCGAGGTAACCTCTTAGTTTCAGGAGTGCTTATGGAAAGTGGTCCTCCCcgtcccaacccagaaatctcTTGCTTCTGGGAGCACTTTTATTGCTGAGACTGTGACACATCCCATAAATGTGTTTAGAACCATTGTCTATCTGAATACGGCAGGGTCAGCAACCTACGGTCTATGAGCCAAGCTGGTCTACTGATTGTAAATGAAGTTTTATGGAAACACTGCCGTGTTCATTTGTTTACATGgtatctatggctgcttttgtgctaaaACATTGCAGAGTTAAGTAGTTGTGAATAGAccatatggcctgcaaagccaaaaatatttattctgcaGAAGTTTATTCCTGCTGTACATTGTAATCACCTGGGAGGGGCAGCTgagggacttaaaaaaaaacaaaccactgcctgtttttgtttcttcaccCACTCCCTAAATGCAACCCAAGTGATTCTAACATGCAGGATTGAGAATGACTAGGGTATgagtccagtacttttgcctagaaaatcccatggatggaggagcctggtaggctgcagtccacggggtcgctagagtcggacacgactgagtgacttcactttcacttttcactttcatgcattggagaaggaaatggcaacctactccagtgttcttgcctggagaatcccagggatggggaagcctggtgggctgccgtctatggggtcgcacagagtcggacacgactgatgcgacttagcagcagcagcagcagcagcagggtatgaGTAACGGGCCACAGACACACCTCCCTAACTATCCACATGCCTTGAAAGAGGATTTACCATTTGTTGGTAAACTCAAAAGCAGTCAAACATTCTGTATGCCGCAGGTCACACAGATCCTTCTTTCTGAAAGAAGACAGTTCAGCTCCAACTCACCTTAAACTCCTCCTCTAGTCCATTGTTGCTGGTCCCTGGGATTTTGTTATAAATTTTCTGCAGATGTGTTTCTAGAGAGGTGACTTCCAGTTCTGTATCCCCATATAGATAATGCTCCAGAAGGGCTTGGTATATGAAGACGTATTGCATCTGAAATATGGATGATGCAGAGTTCCTAGTTACACACTGGTGGTGCCGGAGCACTCTCTCTCACACTCCTGTTTCACTTCAGTCCACTTCTTTGATCCCAACACATATAAAATGATTTGCTCTTGTCCAAATTCAAGGAGGTAGGACTCAAAATGCCTGAGTCCCTCTAGGGGTGCTTAAACTTGGGAGGGAGAGTCCTACTCTGATACTCTCCTGGAGAGAAGGACAGATccaatccattcattcatccatatcCAGAGCATAGATGGATAGACTGAGGGGCTGTCAAACCCCAGTGACACAGAAAGCCCATGCCAGCCCTCTTCCCAGTGCTGTGCCCTCTGCACCCCATTCCCTAACCAGAGTTGATCACACTGCTGCTCCTGGACCTGGCTGAGCTGTGTCACCACTCTGGGGCAATGGCTCTTCCCTTAGGACCTGTTCCATATCCTTAGGGCCTAGTGCAAATGACATCTGCCCATCTTCCTGACTCCCCGAGGGCACACCCTTCTCTGTGCTCCATATTCTTTTACTACATAATTTATAAGGCCCTTTGTCACACTGTATGATGATCATTTACAATAACCTGGGAGATTGAGTAATCTACGAGGTGGATAGATGTTTTGGTCCTAATATGCCCCCCACCTTTGTTTCACACACAAACCACTCACGTCTGTTTGCACCATCTGGCAGCGCTGTGCCCGGATCCGGCTCACAAAGCCATAAACATCCACTTTCCGCTCTGTATGCATCATATCCAGCATGGCATCGATGACAACAAAGGTACCTGTACGTCCTACACCCGCACTGTGGCCAGAGAGCAGGAGTATTACTGGGATGGCTAGCATGCCTTGGGGGAACACAAAGGGAGGGGGAAGCACAGGGTAGAGCTCTTTCTTCAAGCCTTTACATTCTAATTCTGTATGGAGCAGAGCTGGGACTCTCATGGAACCAACAACCCCACTGTATTGTGAACTCCTTACCTCGAGTTATCAGGACCAGGGACACTTAGAATGGTCTGCAGAGTCCACGTACACAAGGCAGCACTCAACTTAGCTTTCTGGCTTCACAGCAGTGGTCCCCTCACCCCCAATCTTGGAGGACTGCCCTTCCCTCTTTCTTCAAGTGCTTTCCACCTAGCACCCAAACTTGAAGagtctctctggctgctgctCTGGGGCCTAGGTAATTCATCTGCTCTGTGCCAGCCTCCTTGGCCAGGGCTCCTATGCCTGCCCTGCTCTCAGTGTGAGAACAGAATGTGGTATGAGTGGGGAGCCAAGGGTCAGGCCACACTGACCTGCAGTGTACCACGATGGCCCCTGCATACTGAGGGTTACAGGCCTTCACCTTCTTAAGGAACTTGAGCATGCCAATCGGTGTGAAAGGCACCCCAAAATCTGGCCAGCTGGTAAAGTGGAACTGAGTGATGAGGCGCTGTGGCTTTCTGTTGGTCACGTCGCCCACCTGTGAATTGAAGAGATCTTGCATGTTGGCCCTGATACCCTGGGGTAGGGCAGCACCAGGGGAAGGAGGGTGAGACTGAAGGGGCCAGGGCCAGCTGTAGCTGTCACTGACAATGGGGAAGTGAAGAGTAATAAACTTCTCAagaaaacaattatcctccaattataaataaataaattttttaaaaaattaaaaagaaaagttttaaccatggacagagaaccttcCCAGGAACCCCATGGGGTAGTCAAGgctgttattgttatttatttctacAGACATGGAATGTGAAACTCAAAAAAGTTAAATGACCTGGTTATGGTCCCAGGATTAGTAAAAGGCAAGGTCAGAACTAAAGTGCAGGTCTCCTAATTCTTGGTAAGCTCTCTTTTCACAGCAGCACACTGCCCTCAGCTGAAGGCAATCTTTGCTCAAGCCTCCAGGGTCACTCTGAAGGGTCAGGAGCAGGGTCACTCTGAAGGGTCAGGAGCAGGGCCCACATCCTTGATGTCAGGAGTCTTTGGGGTAAGAAAGGAGATGAGTCAAGTACCCAGAAGATTACACTACCTCCTGACACACCCAGTTGATACTTAAGATGACCAAACTCCACCTGAGTAATACTTTTTCTCCCAGTCATGAAAATGTTCCTCCCTTGGCTTTGATCAAAACGGGGAGAGGGGGGAAGATAAAATTCTGAGAGCCTTGATCTCTGATTTCAGAGTCCAAACATACTGCATGCTCAGTGACTCCTGACCACCCTGAGTAAGAGGGGGATGACCCAGCCTGTTCTGCCCTCTTAATGGTCAGCAGATCCTAAATGAGAACCAAGAAAAGAGGCAGTAGACAGTACCTGTTGAATGCAGAACTTCCGTACTGTGTAGTCCACCAGCACAGTCACATCCTCTACTGACACACGGATATTCCCGTAAGTCCAGCAGCCTTGGTCTGGCCAGTACTGGGCACACTTACACTGGAAAGGAACAGACATGCATCCCCCTGACTTCAGGCCTCCCACCCCTAAAGGAAAGGACCACAAAAGCCCAGACTGAAATCTTCAGAAAGCCTTCTGGCCTTTTCTCACACGTCTGTCAGCTGCAGACTTTAACtgttcccctttttttctttggctgtgccatgcagcttgcaggatatcagctccctgaccagggactgaacacaggccacagcagtgaaagcccggAATCCTAATCACTATGCTGGCAAGAAACtccctgttctttttttaagttcttcAGTTTCCATCCCATTTAGCACAATCTCTTAACTTACACATAGCCCCAGCCACATATTTCCTCATTCTTTCCCAACTCTAGTGTTTCAATTCAGGGCAAATCAGAAGccattttatgtataaaatctGTACTTCCACAATATTCCAGGTCACGCTCTAAGGGCAAGTCCactgatcccctggaaaaagcaAGCTGCTATGAGGAAGTCACTAGGATGGATTGATACAGACTGTAAACTTGCCATGAGAGGCCCAAGGCCTTCTTTGGGGATTAGGCCTTGAACAGCTCCCAAGAGCCACAGGTAGGGATGGAAGAAACGAACTTAAAGTCCAGCTCTAAAGCTAACCCTCCTAAGCTGATCAACACACCCAACAGCCCAGCATGGGTATTAGACTGACTCCGGCGCCATCCTGGAGAGAAACAGTCATGAATTGGGATTCTTCTCTGGGGCCTGATCCAGGACTCAGGATTGGTGCTGGCTGTGGCCCAGTGATGGAGCTGACTAGGCATGGACTTAGCAGTCACAGAAAGAAAAGGGCCAGTCAGAAGCTTTGCCTGAAGGATGAGGTCGGGGCTTCACATTTCCTTGGGCCCAAACAGCTCCCTCTGCTGACTCGGGAGGAGGGacagcaagaaaacaaaagcaagaaacCCAGGGGAGTGAGGGACAAGAGAAGCCAGGGGAGAAAAGCCTCACTGAGGCTTTTCCTTGGCTAATGGTCCAAGTCTTTCTTCTAAGATGTTTTGGATCTAAGGTGAGTTATTTGGTTACCAAACACAGGCCGTGTCCTAGGAATATCCCTCAGATCATCGAAGGCGTCCAGGCCACAGGAAAATGTAGTGGGCACCCTGGCCTGGAGTCTGTCTGGATGAATGACTGGCACAGAAGCCAAAATAGGTGGACACCCTAGGCTCAAACACAGAACACCAAAAAAGCAGTCCCTCTGTTCGTCATGCCTGTATCAGAGGCCATTCTATCTAATTTCTCCACTcacctcctttctctccttcagaTTGGTCACCATGACAATAGTGGCTGTGTTTTGTTCCCAGATCATCCTCCAGAAATCATTCACCGTTTCTTCCTTTGGTCCTACAATAACCAACAGCAAAGATGAGAACACACAGCAAGAGGAAGAAGGATGCTGGGAAATTAGGAACATTCATTCCTGATTTTTGGAAGCCTGTGCCCACATGTCCCCAGTTAATTATAgaatccatctacccatccacccacctaCTAACTGAACATTTCCACCATGTATGTGTCAGGTACTTCAATAGGAAGTGAACTGGGGGTGTGAAGTTGTCAAAATAAAAAGAGACCCATACAATGTTTCCCAAGGATACTACAGTTGAGGATTAGGAATCATGACTCCTACTGAATACCAGTGTTAAGGGCAAGATAGTGAGCTACGTGCTTTATATCTCATTTACTCTTCTTACCATGCTGTGCGGTGAGTATCGTTAGTGAAACAGGTTGGGTAAATTGCTTAGGCcgaaatttaaaatttacttccTATACAGCCTTTTCCAGAAAGCCACTAAAAGggcataaataaagaaaaaagtgggATCTAATATAGGACAGAGACTAACAGAATCCCCAGGGTATTGGAAAAGGGAAGGCTCAGGATAATTACTCTGCTAGAGGCTAAAGGGCAATCAACCCAGAATGGAACGAAAGAAGGTTCTAGAAGGATCCcaagagaaaaacttaaaaaaattaaacctcaTGTATCTGAGGGTACcaagagaaaatatgtatttccaGCAAAGagtttggaggggaaaaaaaagtcagtgcTAGGTATAtacaaaattaagtaaataaggaaaaaaggTAATTATTAAcacttgggaaaaaagaaaaccaaaaactgtatccaattaaaaaaaaatcatataatactATGTGCTTTAGCTGTGAATAACACTGGCCTAGTAATAAGAACGTAAATAACAAGTATTATCTTCACTCCAAATTGTGATTTAACTCCACTGGGAGAATAGGGAAAAGGGACACATCTGAGTGTGATGTAGTTTGTAAGATTTAATAAGTTATGTAGTAAtacaatagggcttcccaggtggtgctagtggtaaagaacccacctggcaatgcaggaaacataagagagtccgaatcctgggtggggaagatcccctggaggaggacacagcaactcactccaggattttcgcctggagaatcccatggacagaggagcctaggggtacagtctatggggtcgcaaggagtcagacatgactgagctattcaacagcagcagcagcatgcattagTATAAGAAGAGGTCAACAGATAAAAATGGTTGAATTAGACTAAAAAGGTGAAGATAAAATTTTGAGGGGAGAACTTGTTTCTATAGATCTTGTA is a genomic window of Bos mutus isolate GX-2022 chromosome 13, NWIPB_WYAK_1.1, whole genome shotgun sequence containing:
- the PTPRA gene encoding receptor-type tyrosine-protein phosphatase alpha isoform X4; the protein is MVALSSLLVIVFIIIVLYMLRFKKYKQAGSHSNSFRLSNGRTEDVEPQSVPLLARSPSTNRKYPPLPVDKLEEEINRRMADDNKLFREEFNALPACPIQATCEAASKEENKEKNRYVNILPYDHSRVHLTPVEGVPDSDYINASFINGYQEKNKFIAAQGPKEETVNDFWRMIWEQNTATIVMVTNLKERKECKCAQYWPDQGCWTYGNIRVSVEDVTVLVDYTVRKFCIQQVGDVTNRKPQRLITQFHFTSWPDFGVPFTPIGMLKFLKKVKACNPQYAGAIVVHCSAGVGRTGTFVVIDAMLDMMHTERKVDVYGFVSRIRAQRCQMVQTDMQYVFIYQALLEHYLYGDTELEVTSLETHLQKIYNKIPGTSNNGLEEEFKKLTSIKIQNDKMRTGNLPANMKKNRVLQIIPYEFNRVIIPVKRGEENTDYVNASFIDGYRQKDSYIASQGPLFHTIEDFWRMIWEWKSCSIVMLTELEERGQEKCAQYWPSDGLVSYGDITVELKKEEECESYTVRDLLVTNTRENKSRQIRQFHFHGWPEVGIPSDGKGMISIIAAVQKQQQQSGNHPITVHCSAGAGRTGTFCALSTVLERVKAEGILDVFQTVKSLRLQRPHMVQTLEQYEFCYKVVQEYIDAFSDYANFK
- the PTPRA gene encoding receptor-type tyrosine-protein phosphatase alpha isoform X5, whose protein sequence is MAALRMWNPRAYHFWPGPRAPTGSIRPCLWTSWKRRLTGEWLMTISSSERNSTFFVELDKLILKYIWRRKDSRIAKTFLKKKNKALPACPIQATCEAASKEENKEKNRYVNILPYDHSRVHLTPVEGVPDSDYINASFINGYQEKNKFIAAQGPKEETVNDFWRMIWEQNTATIVMVTNLKERKECKCAQYWPDQGCWTYGNIRVSVEDVTVLVDYTVRKFCIQQVGDVTNRKPQRLITQFHFTSWPDFGVPFTPIGMLKFLKKVKACNPQYAGAIVVHCSAGVGRTGTFVVIDAMLDMMHTERKVDVYGFVSRIRAQRCQMVQTDMQYVFIYQALLEHYLYGDTELEVTSLETHLQKIYNKIPGTSNNGLEEEFKKLTSIKIQNDKMRTGNLPANMKKNRVLQIIPYEFNRVIIPVKRGEENTDYVNASFIDGYRQKDSYIASQGPLFHTIEDFWRMIWEWKSCSIVMLTELEERGQEKCAQYWPSDGLVSYGDITVELKKEEECESYTVRDLLVTNTRENKSRQIRQFHFHGWPEVGIPSDGKGMISIIAAVQKQQQQSGNHPITVHCSAGAGRTGTFCALSTVLERVKAEGILDVFQTVKSLRLQRPHMVQTLEQYEFCYKVVQEYIDAFSDYANFK